CTTGGCTACATTTTCCCAAGTTTCTATCTCTTTAATCGCTTCCCTATACTGCGGTTGAATGTTATCCCAAGCTACTCTAATATCTGCCAAAGCTTGATTCAGTAATTCATTAGTATTGTCTTTGTTACCTTGATTCAATGCTTGCTCAATTGGTTTTTCTAAATTATCTACATTAATATGACTCAAAACCGGAATAAAATCTTTAACTTGCTTACTGTAATTAACTCCGGTTTTACACCAAGTAGCAAAATGTTCGCAATTATTAAAAACTAAGTTATATTTTCTTTCACCTAGACGATTTTCGGCTCTACGAACAGCCACGTCAGAAACATAAGACACTGGATAACTTCTAATGTAAATTTTTTGACCTTGAGCAAAAGTGGCTAAAGATGTACGTTCAACAGTTTCGCTAGGTTTGCGGTAATGAATTACAGTTCCATCTCCACAGTCGATACCATGATGTTCGTACAATCCCTGAAGATTGAAAAACTCTCTCATTACATAAATTTGATCCCCTCTAGCCATATTTGCTCCTTAATTTATGAGTCCAAAAATTTTTGAATTTCAATTAAATAACTATCAGGATCGCGTCTAAAAAAATGGTAAATTCGATATTTTTCATTTATAGCAGGAGCTTTGTCAATCTCGGCTCCACGGTTTTTAATACCTTTAAAATTTTTCTTCATCAGATAAAGTTTCAATGAGTAAATTCATTTGCTGTTTTCCCCTTGCTAAAAAGCTTTCGCATTGCTGCATTTTTTCTACTGCGACACTAAATTGCTCAAAAACTTGTTCTAGGGGTAAGGAACCAGATTCTATTTGTTCGATAATTGCTTCTAATTCAGAAACTGCTGCTGAATAGTTCCAGTTTTTGGGTTGGGAGGTTCGTTTACTCATTACCTGATTCAATAATTTCTTGAATTTTAACTTTAATAATACCCTGAGCAAGTTGGATAATTAGCTCTCGATCGGGAATTAGCGATGTGGTAGATTTAACTAAATTAGAATTTTCATCTTTAACTAAAGCATACCCTCTAGATAGCACTGAATGTGGATCTAAGGCAGCTAGTTTTTCCCGCAACAGTTCGCAGCGCGAAGTTGCTTGCTCTAACGTTCTAGATTTCGTAGGTAAGTGTTTTAAGCGATTGAGGAGAAACTCTAAATGCTGGGATTCTTGTCCTACACGTTGATATAATGCGGCAAGTAATTGTTTTTTTCTTTGTAGATGTTCAGTATATAATTGAGCGCGTTCAGGGACAGCTTTTTCAGCAGCAGCAGTAGGAGTGTGAGCGCTGAAATCGGCTACTAAATCAGCTAGAGATTCGTCACGCTGATGACCGATCCCAGTAATAATAGGAATTGA
This Oscillatoria salina IIICB1 DNA region includes the following protein-coding sequences:
- the xseB gene encoding exodeoxyribonuclease VII small subunit — its product is MSKRTSQPKNWNYSAAVSELEAIIEQIESGSLPLEQVFEQFSVAVEKMQQCESFLARGKQQMNLLIETLSDEEKF
- a CDS encoding lecithin retinol acyltransferase family protein, which encodes MARGDQIYVMREFFNLQGLYEHHGIDCGDGTVIHYRKPSETVERTSLATFAQGQKIYIRSYPVSYVSDVAVRRAENRLGERKYNLVFNNCEHFATWCKTGVNYSKQVKDFIPVLSHINVDNLEKPIEQALNQGNKDNTNELLNQALADIRVAWDNIQPQYREAIKEIETWENVAKKALKENREDLARAAIQKKLNYKKRAEELEPMLKKLATMTETLIRNQIEQQKRKF